A single Corynebacterium resistens DSM 45100 DNA region contains:
- a CDS encoding hydrogen peroxide-inducible genes activator → MLKHVPTREYRPTVTQLRTFVSIAEYGHFGTAATSLGISQPSLSQALVALESGLDVQLIERSTRKVIVTATGQELLTLAKATLASLDDFVAKAKGAQGGLEGGIAIGMIPTIAPYVLPEFLAKIRYQIPTLIPSVTEDKTEDLLDSLRHGKLDVALVARLDNNSGLKFEHLFTEEFVLVVPEGHRLAGRRNLKVSDIAQSELLLLDDGHCLRDQVLDLCRQTKHGGDIQNLTRATSLNTLIQLVAARQGITLVPLSAVAAEHRRPGVAFATFAGGATAAGRQMGYAFRSSSARGEDYAELGEIMKQAYYHAEHASREMLDELL, encoded by the coding sequence ATGCTAAAGCATGTGCCTACTCGTGAATATCGTCCTACAGTTACACAGCTCCGTACTTTCGTGAGCATTGCGGAATACGGACATTTCGGTACCGCTGCGACCAGTTTGGGGATTTCCCAGCCCTCTCTGTCTCAGGCTTTGGTCGCGTTGGAATCTGGGTTAGACGTTCAATTGATTGAGCGTTCTACGCGGAAGGTAATTGTGACGGCAACTGGTCAGGAGTTGTTGACATTAGCCAAAGCAACACTCGCAAGTCTCGACGACTTCGTTGCAAAGGCTAAAGGGGCACAAGGTGGTCTTGAGGGCGGTATCGCCATTGGTATGATCCCCACAATTGCGCCATATGTTTTGCCGGAGTTTTTAGCCAAGATTCGTTATCAAATACCTACTTTGATTCCGTCGGTAACTGAGGATAAAACTGAAGACCTGTTAGATAGCCTGCGTCATGGAAAGCTAGACGTAGCGCTTGTCGCACGGTTGGACAATAATTCTGGTTTGAAGTTCGAGCATCTTTTCACTGAAGAGTTCGTGCTTGTGGTCCCTGAAGGGCATCGGCTGGCTGGTCGACGGAACCTAAAGGTTTCCGACATTGCCCAGAGCGAATTGTTACTCCTCGACGATGGGCACTGTCTACGTGATCAAGTATTGGATCTATGCCGCCAGACTAAACATGGTGGGGATATTCAGAATCTCACTCGTGCCACCAGCCTTAATACGCTCATTCAGTTGGTAGCTGCGCGCCAAGGTATCACTTTGGTTCCACTGAGTGCGGTGGCTGCCGAACATCGACGCCCAGGAGTTGCGTTCGCGACGTTTGCTGGCGGGGCAACCGCGGCGGGACGGCAAATGGGTTACGCATTCCGCTCCAGTAGCGCCCGTGGCGAAGATTACGCTGAATTAGGGGAAATCATGAAGCAGGCGTACTACCATGCCGAGCACGCTTCTAGGGAAATGCTGGACGAGTTGCTGTAG
- a CDS encoding neutral/alkaline non-lysosomal ceramidase N-terminal domain-containing protein, whose translation MSHSCTCEPTPSVFPVFESEVSRRKFFGGLAAVSGTVLWASTEGSHAGHATAQAQEGVPSAPGLQVGCAMADITGEPWGAGFNGYAVLDQTAVGIQRRQYARAFIFADDAQPNNRVVHVTADIGLMFQSIHLEVLRRLRQRFGSLYGEHNVLIAATHTHVAPGGTSQHLMVDLTTSGFRPKTFEATVKGVVDAIARAHDDVSPADVTVAESEVADAGRNRSRPAWEANPVEDKQANPTGVDKRSVTVHVAKQGRPVGLINWYSLHPTSFSSEYRHIASDNKGYAAWATEEAVGVDHRYPEKAGFVAAFANATPGDITPNHGLVPKSGPGKDERESAKILGERMMDGVASGGFGTGIGKGGVDVRFRWVDCTTLEVDGKWTPDGKPGKLGPAILGAAFAASSQEDGGGEPALGLNEGERGGTPWVKALNKVTVPPNVADIHGSKEVLLPLGYLPGMIQQTHPFYIHRIGGLVLVALGFEPTITSGLRLRRTVAEALGVNMAAVVVQGYTNAYGHYVTTPEEYQTQNYEGGATIFGKNQLPAFQQVFHELAVAMKEGKSIDSGQPAGDLTGIIPKSPAGNPWLDTPPPGKKFGAVLKQPKSAKSGEVVKVEFVGANPNNNLRHGEGYLTIESPNGKVIANDSSESTLLTFANNFSTTTATVEWNTAEATPGEYTIRYRGDSRAFLGKVTSFEGVAKIRIV comes from the coding sequence GTGAGCCATAGTTGCACCTGCGAACCGACGCCATCGGTTTTCCCTGTATTCGAATCTGAGGTGAGCCGCCGAAAGTTCTTTGGTGGGTTGGCCGCGGTTTCTGGAACAGTGCTGTGGGCTAGCACAGAAGGAAGCCATGCAGGTCACGCGACTGCTCAAGCGCAGGAGGGGGTGCCTTCCGCTCCTGGTTTGCAAGTAGGGTGTGCGATGGCGGATATCACGGGTGAACCGTGGGGCGCGGGTTTCAATGGTTACGCAGTCCTAGACCAAACTGCAGTTGGAATCCAGCGCAGGCAGTACGCGCGCGCTTTTATCTTTGCGGATGATGCTCAACCCAATAATCGAGTGGTTCATGTTACAGCGGATATTGGCTTGATGTTCCAATCTATTCATTTGGAAGTCTTGCGGCGTTTAAGGCAGCGTTTTGGTTCCTTATATGGCGAACATAATGTGCTGATTGCTGCAACCCACACCCACGTGGCTCCGGGAGGAACGTCTCAACATCTGATGGTTGACCTTACGACGTCGGGGTTCCGCCCCAAGACCTTTGAGGCCACCGTCAAGGGGGTTGTGGATGCCATTGCGCGGGCGCACGATGATGTGTCTCCGGCTGATGTCACCGTCGCGGAATCTGAGGTCGCCGATGCGGGGCGGAATCGTTCCCGTCCAGCCTGGGAGGCGAATCCGGTGGAAGACAAACAAGCTAACCCCACTGGAGTGGACAAGCGAAGTGTGACGGTACACGTTGCCAAGCAAGGTCGCCCCGTTGGGCTGATTAACTGGTACTCGCTTCATCCCACTAGTTTCTCCAGTGAGTATCGTCATATAGCTTCTGACAATAAGGGCTACGCAGCATGGGCGACGGAAGAAGCCGTTGGGGTGGACCACAGGTATCCAGAGAAAGCGGGTTTCGTGGCGGCTTTCGCCAATGCCACGCCGGGGGACATCACCCCGAACCACGGGCTCGTTCCCAAATCTGGCCCTGGTAAGGACGAGCGTGAATCAGCCAAGATTCTTGGTGAGCGGATGATGGATGGTGTTGCTAGCGGCGGTTTTGGCACTGGTATAGGGAAAGGGGGAGTGGACGTGCGGTTCCGCTGGGTCGATTGCACCACTCTCGAGGTCGATGGGAAATGGACCCCGGATGGAAAGCCGGGGAAACTGGGGCCAGCGATTCTCGGCGCCGCCTTTGCAGCCTCATCACAGGAAGATGGAGGCGGTGAACCTGCACTCGGCTTGAATGAGGGCGAACGTGGGGGAACCCCGTGGGTCAAGGCTCTCAACAAAGTCACCGTGCCACCGAATGTAGCGGATATTCACGGCAGCAAAGAAGTGTTGTTGCCACTGGGATACTTGCCAGGAATGATCCAGCAAACCCACCCGTTCTACATCCATCGAATTGGTGGATTGGTTCTGGTGGCGCTCGGTTTTGAGCCCACGATCACATCGGGCTTGCGCTTGCGCCGGACAGTTGCGGAGGCCTTGGGCGTCAACATGGCTGCGGTAGTGGTGCAGGGATATACGAACGCTTATGGCCACTACGTCACAACGCCAGAGGAATACCAGACACAGAACTACGAAGGGGGCGCAACAATTTTCGGGAAAAACCAATTGCCGGCCTTCCAACAGGTGTTCCATGAGTTGGCGGTGGCTATGAAGGAAGGAAAGTCGATTGATTCGGGCCAGCCTGCAGGCGATCTCACAGGCATCATTCCGAAGTCACCTGCAGGAAACCCATGGCTTGATACACCACCGCCCGGAAAGAAATTCGGTGCAGTATTGAAGCAGCCAAAATCAGCGAAGTCCGGGGAAGTTGTCAAAGTGGAGTTCGTAGGTGCTAACCCCAATAACAATTTGAGGCATGGCGAGGGGTATCTGACTATTGAGAGCCCCAATGGAAAGGTCATCGCCAACGACTCCTCAGAGTCCACCTTGCTGACATTCGCCAACAATTTTTCCACTACGACCGCTACGGTGGAATGGAATACTGCTGAAGCAACCCCTGGGGAATACACCATCCGGTATCGTGGCGATTCTCGTGCTTTCTTGGGAAAGGTAACCTCTTTTGAAGGAGTGGCCAAAATTAGAATTGTTTAA